From the genome of Lotus japonicus ecotype B-129 chromosome 6, LjGifu_v1.2, one region includes:
- the LOC130725839 gene encoding protein PMR5 — MAPLLSSQSSSVSLPSLSALLLLVSLQCHVASSALLYSLKHHHNSIHHQRPMIHANQTNCAMFVGTWVHDDTYPLYQSSSCPIIDPQFNCKMFGRPDSDYLKYRWRPLNCELPRFNGVEFLMQMKGKTIMFVGDSLGKNQWQSLICMIYATVPQTQTQMVRGMPLSTFRFLDYGVTISFYKAPFLVEVDVAQGKKILRLEEVDGNGDPWRNADVLSFNTGHWWTHVGALQGWDYVELGGKYYQDMDRLTALERGLKTWANWVDTNIDQSKTKVFFLGISPSHTNPNEWSSGVTTVTSKNCYGETAPISSSGTAYPGVFPEQMKVVDIVIREMRNPAYLMDITMLSALRKDAHPSVYSGDLSPAQRANPDYSDCSHWCLPGLPDAWNELFYTALFY, encoded by the exons ATGGCACCACTTCTTAGCTCTCAATCTTCCTCTGTTTCCCTACCATCACTCTCTGCTCTTCTTCTCCTAGTTTCTCTTCAATGCCATGTAGCCTCTTCAGCTCTGCTATACAGCTTGAAACACCACCACAACAGCATCCACCACCAGAGACCCATGATCCATGCCAACCAAACCAACTGTGCAATGTTTGTAGGAACTTGGGTTCATGATGACACTTACCCTCTTTACCAATCCTCAAGCTGCCCCATCATAGATCCACAGTTCAACTGCAAAATGTTTGGGCGCCCAGATTCTGATTACCTCAAATACCGATGGAGGCCCCTCAACTGTGAGCTCCCAAG GTTCAATGGGGTTGAGTTTCTGATGCAAATGAAAGGCAAGACAATCATGTTTGTGGGTGACTCTCTGGGGAAGAACCAGTGGCAGTCATTGATTTGTATGATATATGCTACAGTGCCTCAGACACAAACGCAGATGGTGAGGGGGATGCCACTCTCCACCTTCAGATTCTTG GACTATGGTGTGACCATTTCATTTTACAAAGCTCCCTTTTTGGTAGAGGTTGATGTGGCCCAAGGGAAGAAAATTCTGAGGCTGGAGGAGGTAGATGGGAATGGTGACCCATGGAGGAATGCTGATGTGCTGTCTTTTAACACTGGACATTGGTGGACTCATGTAGGAGCTCTTCAAGG GTGGGATTATGTTGAATTAGGAGGCAAATACTACCAAGATATGGATCGTTTAACAGCTTTGGAAAGGGGTCTGAAAACATGGGCTAATTGGGTGGATACCAACATTGACCAAAGCAAAACCAAGGTCTTCTTCCTGGGAATTTCTCCCTCACACACCAA CCCAAATGAATGGAGTTCTGGAGTGACAACAGTGACTTCAAAGAATTGCTATGGTGAAACTGCACCAATCAGTAGCAGTGGCACAGCGTACCCTGGTGTATTTCCAGAGCAGATGAAGGTTGTGGACATTGTGATTAGAGAAATGAGAAACCCTGCTTATCTTATGGACATCACAATGCTATCAGCACTTAGGAAAGACGCGCATCCCTCCGTTTATAGTGGTGATTTGAGTCCTGCACAAAGAGCTAACCCTGATTACTCTGATTGCAGCCATTGGTGCCTTCCTGGATTGCCCGATGCTTGGAACGAACTATTCTATACTGCATTATTCTACTAA